The Alphaproteobacteria bacterium genomic sequence CATTGTCGGGAAGGGTGACATGCGCGCGCAGACGCGCAAGACGCTCGAGAACATCGCGGGTGTCCTTGCAAGTGTTGGCGGAACGATGGGCGACGTTGTGTCGTTGACCCATTATGTGACCGACATCGAGGAGTTCATGGCAACGGGAGACATCCGGCGGAAATTCTTCGCGCCACCCTACCCTGTGACGACGACCGTCCAAATCGCGCGTCTCTACCATCCGGACCTGATGGTTGAGATAACCGCGATTGCGGAAATCCCACTGGACCGCTTCCGGCGTCTGGTAGACGAAGGCTAAAGCGAACCGGCCACGGACTGCATCCGGGCAGCTACTGCATTAGGTCGATCGCGGCGGTGATCGGCCCCATCAGGTCTCTGCCTTTTCCTCGGCTGCAGTATCTTGGGGGGGTGCACCATCCTCGGCAGCCTTGCGCAAGCGTGCGCGTGCCTTGTGCACGGCTTTTTCCAGCTCCTCGTGACCGCACAATCCCAAGAGCACGGGACTTTGAGGCTTGATGTTTGGCGTATTCCAATGGGTCCGGTCGCGTACCGCCTCGATCGTATTCTTTGTGGTGCCGACAAGCTTCGATATTTGCGCGTCGGACAACTCCGGGTGATTCTTGAGGAGCCACGCGATTGCGTCGGGGCGATCGCTGCGCTTGGCGACCGGCGTGTAGCGCGCACCTTTGGTCCGCGCTTCGGGCAGCGGAATCGAAGGCTTGGCCATTTGAAGCATGTAGTTCGGGTCGGCCTGGCCCCTGGTCAGCTCGTCTTTCTCAAGCTGACCGTTCGCGACAGGGTCGAGGCCCTGCATACCGCCCGCAACCTCGCCGTCGGCGATCGCCTGGACTTCCAGCTCGTGCAGTCCACAAAATTCCGCGATCTGCTTGAACGACAGGGTGGTGTTTTCGACCAGCCAAACGGCGGTCGCCTTCGGCATGAGGAGCTGCGCCATCGGTCTTCCTCGCTAATGTGCTTGTACTAGAGGGGATTTTCACCCCATGCGACCGGTACGGGCCGACCGGCCGCTTCCGGGCACCTCGGCTTATATAGGGTCTTCCACGGCACTGCAAACGGCTCGCGCAACAGGTACCTCCGCCCTA encodes the following:
- a CDS encoding RidA family protein is translated as MADRFNPPNLWQPFGPFSMAVALGGGRIVHLKGQVALDRDGNIVGKGDMRAQTRKTLENIAGVLASVGGTMGDVVSLTHYVTDIEEFMATGDIRRKFFAPPYPVTTTVQIARLYHPDLMVEITAIAEIPLDRFRRLVDEG
- a CDS encoding cell cycle transcriptional regulator TrcR translates to MAQLLMPKATAVWLVENTTLSFKQIAEFCGLHELEVQAIADGEVAGGMQGLDPVANGQLEKDELTRGQADPNYMLQMAKPSIPLPEARTKGARYTPVAKRSDRPDAIAWLLKNHPELSDAQISKLVGTTKNTIEAVRDRTHWNTPNIKPQSPVLLGLCGHEELEKAVHKARARLRKAAEDGAPPQDTAAEEKAET